Proteins found in one Salvelinus alpinus chromosome 11, SLU_Salpinus.1, whole genome shotgun sequence genomic segment:
- the LOC139534229 gene encoding phosphatidylinositol 4,5-bisphosphate 3-kinase catalytic subunit gamma isoform-like, whose protein sequence is MEQQVSDEEEPQPVVLREENRRRRRKMKAFTSTFSVAMDQIAIEFVLPTTTKSSRSPDTLLLEVAGNWTVEQVKAQVWLRVVATNLCPEFYQKYSPDHCILLYQKKGNWCEIYDKHQVFQTLDCIRYWKALKKDVGKIHLTCRPQPSEESTQYQRYLNYLIGYDVTDVSNVHDDELEFTRRKLLTPRKIELADRDPKLYSMDPWITPKHLPEHLLTKVTNSHILLVIHRNKASQTIKVSIDDMPVQVLQTFFTKISNKRALLGVPEDVCEADYVLRVCGREEYIYGNHPVRDFHWVRQCLKNGEEIHLVLESAPNPDQDLVQKEDWAQVDDCTGVAGTHEQLTIDEKDHERVFTISLWDCHRKFRVKVLGIDIPALPRNPELIVYVEASIFHGQQLLAQERTSSKAFTEEVLWNTWLECNIRIRDLPKGARLSIQVSCGKAQTQISKGSSSYQDNGGSPVGGGSSSHDGNKTKSRLLYYVNLLLVDHRSLLRQGEFILHMWKMPEKTEDNSSVNADKLTSATNPDKASSMAVAILLDKYCYPVALPKSREGKEAGEAEGGDRGQREMPNHLRKQFEAIVETDPLHPLSQEDKELLWHFREECMRHPRAYPKLLGSVRWGRQEAVLATHRLLERSSVWDRSVLDVGLAMQLLDCHYSDAHVRSMAVRKLETLGDDDVLRYLLQLVQAVKFEPYHDSALARFLLKRALRSKRIGHFLFWFLRSEIAQSMHYQQRYAVLLEAYLRGCGEDMLQDFRRQVEMTEALQKVTREIKAMSAEKYDVSAQVVFQLRQKLENLQTSGLPESFRVPYDPGLRAGALVIEQCKVMASKKRPLWLQFKRADPTTLCSDTIGVIFKDGDDLRQDMLILQILLIMESIWEEESLDLSLLPYGCISTGNKIGMIEIVKDATTIANIQQSVVGSTGAFKDEILSQWLRDKCVSEEKFQQAVERFVFSCGGYCVATYVLGVGDRHNDNIMITESGNLFHIDFGHILGNYKSFLGISKERVPFVLTPDFLYVMGTSGKKSSPHFQKFQDVCVRAYLALRHHTNLLVILFSMMLMTGMPQLTSKEDIEYIREALTVGRPEEEAQRHLLDQIEICRDKGWTVQFNWFLHLVLGIKQGVDKRSA, encoded by the exons ATGGAACAGCAAGTGAGCGATGAAGAAGAACCTCAACCTGTAGTCCTCAGAGAAGAGAAccggaggaggagaagaaagatgaAAGCCTTCACCTCCACCTTCTCCGTGGCCATGGACCAGATAGCCATCGAGTTCGTCCTCCCCACCACCACTAAGAGTAGCCGCAGCCCGGACACCTTGCTCCTGGAGGTGGCTGGGAACTGGACGGTGGAGCAGGTGAAAGCCCAGGTGTGGCTGAGGGTAGTAGCCACCAACCTGTGCCCTGAGTTTTATCAGAAGTACTCCCCTGACCACTGCATCCTGCTCTACCAGAAGAAGGGCAACTGGTGTGAGATCTACGATAAGCACCAGGTGTTTCAGACCCTGGACTGCATCCGCTACTGGAAAG CTCTGAAGAAAGATGTGGGAAAGATCCACCTGACGTGCCGGCCTCAGCCCTCCGAGGAGTCCACACAGTACCAGAGGTACCTCAACTACCTGATTGGCTACGACGTCACCGACGTCAGCAACGTGCACGATGACGAGCTGGAGTTCACCCGGAGGAAGCTCCTCACACCCCGCAAGATCGAGCTGGCTGACAGGGACCCCAAACTCTACTCAATGGACCCTTGGATCACACCCAAGCACCTCCCAGAGCACCTGCTCACCAAG GTGACCAACAGCCACATCCTGCTGGTCATTCACAGGAACAAGGCCAGCCAGACCATCAAGGTGTCCATCGACGACATGCCCGTCCAGGTGCTCCAGACCTTCTTTACGAAGATCTCCAATAAGAGGGCTCTGCTGGGAGTTCCTGAGGATGTGTGTGAGGCAGACTACGTCCTGAGGGTGTGTGGCAGGGAAGAGTATATCTATGGGAACCACCCGGTCAGAGACTTCCACTGGGTCCGACAGTGTCTGAAGAACGGGGAGGAGATCCATCTGGTCCTGGAGTCGGCTCCTAATCCAGATCAAGACCTGGTCCAGAAAGAGGACTGGGCACAGGTGGATGACTGTACTGGAGTAGCAG GCACCCATGAGCAGCTGACGATCGACGAGAAAGACCACGAGCGGGTCTTCACCATCTCTCTGTGGGACTGTCACAGGAAGTTCAGGGTTAAAGTCCTGGGCATAGACATCCCGGCCCTGCCGAGGAACCCAGAGCTGATCGTGTATGTGGAGGCCAGTATCTTCCATGGCCAGCAGCTCCTGGCTCAGGAGAGGACCTCCTCCAAGGCTTTCACTGAGGAGGTGCTGTGGAACACCTGGCTGGAGTGTAATATACGCATCAGAGACCTGCCCAAGGGGGCTCGCCTCAGCATACAG GTGTCCTGTGGGAAGGCCCAGACCCAGATCTCTAAGGGCTCCTCCTCCTACCAGGACAACGGAGGATCCCCAGTTGGAGGTGGCAGCAGCAGCCATGATGGTAATAAGACTAAGAGTCGTCTGCTGTACTACGTCAACCTGCTGCTGGTGGACCACCGCTCGCTGCTGCGCCAGGGAGAGTTCATCCTCCACATGTGGAAGATGCCTGAGAAGACCGAGGACAACAGCAGCGTCAATGCAGACAAGCTGACCTCAGCCACCAACCCAGACAAGGCTTCCTCCATGGCCGTAGCCATCCTGCTGGACAAGTACTGCTACCCAGTGGCCCTGCCCAAGAGCAGGGAGGGCAAGGAGGCTGGGGAGGCCGAGGGAGGGGACAGGGGGCAAAGGGAGATGCCTAACCACCTGAGGAAGCAGTTTGAGGCAATTGTTGAGACCGATCCACTGCACCCTCTCAGCCAAGAAGACAAAGAGCTGCTGTGGCACTTCAGAGAGGAGTGTATGCGTCACCCCAG GGCATACCCCAAGCTGCTGGGCTCTGTGCGGTGGGGTAGACAGGAGGCTGTCCTGGCCACCCATAGGCTGTTGGAGAGGAGCTCTGTGTGGGACCGTAGTGTGCTGGATGTGGGCCTGGCCATGCAGCTGTTAGACTGCCACTATTCTGACGCTCACGTCCGCTCTATGGCCGTACGCAAGCTGGAGACCCTGGGGGACGACGACGTCCTGAGATACCTGCTGCAGCTGGTCCAG GCTGTGAAGTTTGAGCCGTACCATGACAGTGCCCTGGCCAGGTTCCTGTTGAAGAGAGCTCTCAGGAGTAAGAGGATAGGTCATTTCCTTTTCTGGTTCCTGAGGAGTGAGATCGCCCAGTCCATGCACTACCAGCAGAGGTATGCTGTGCTGCTGGAAGCCTACCTCCGAGGCTGTGGAGAGGACATGCTGCAGGATTTCAGACGCCAG GTGGAGATGACAGAAGCCCTGCAGAAAGTCACCAGGGAGATCAAGGCCATGTCTGCTGAGAAATATGATGTTTCTGCACAAG TTGTGTTCCAGCTGCGTCAGAAGCTGGAGAACCTGCAGACATCTGGGCTGCCAGAGAGCTTCAGAGTGCCCTATGACCCGGGTCTACGGGCTGGTGCTCTGGTG ATAGAGCAGTGTAAGGTGATGGCCTCTAAGAAGAGACCGTTGTGGCTGCAGTTTAAGAGGGCTGACCCCACCACTCTGTGCAGTGACACCATCGGGGTCATCTTTAAGGACGGGGATGACCTCAGGCAGGACATGCTCATTCTACAG ATTCTGCTGATCATGGAATCCATATGGGAGGAAGAGTCTTTGGACTTGTCCTTATTGCCCTACGGTTGTATCTCTACTGGGAATAAAATAG ggaTGATTGAGATAGTGAAGGATGCCACCACTATTGCCAACATCCAGCAGAGCGTTGTGGGAAGCACAGGAGCGTTCAAGGACGAGATCCTCAGCCAATGGCTGCGGGACAAGTGTGTGAGCGAGGAAAAG tTCCAGCAGGCGGTGGAGAGGTTTGTGTTTTCCTGTGGAGGGTACTGTGTGGCCACCTACGTCCTGGGGGTAGGAGACAGACACAACGACAACATCATGATCACTGAATCTG GTAACCTGTTCCACATAGACTTTGGCCACATACTGGGGAACTATAAGAGTTTCCTGGGTATCAGTAAGGAGAGGGTTCCTTTCGTCCTCACCCCTGACTTCCTCTATGTCATGGGCACATCAGGGAAGAAGAGCAGCCCGCATTTCCAGAAGTTCCAG GATGTGTGTGTGCGGGCCTACCTGGCTCTAAGGCATCACACCAACCTCCTCGTCATCCTGTTCTCCATGATGCTGATGACGGGCATGCCTCAGCTCACCAGCAAAGAAGACATTGAGTACATCCGCGAAGCGCTGACTGTGGGCCGGCCGGAGGAGGAGGCACAGCGCCACCTGCTGGACCAGATAGAGATCTGCAGGGACAAGGGCTGGACCGTGCAGTTCAACTGGTTCCTACACCTGGTGCTGGGCATCAAGCAGGGGGTGGATAAACGCTCAGCTTAG
- the LOC139534231 gene encoding cAMP-dependent protein kinase type II-beta regulatory subunit-like isoform X2 yields MSIEIPDGLTELLQSFTVEVLRNQPGDLLDFALQYFIQLKENQRGSAFDNARNSANGRAGDNVSSGRSVNFAEAAVQIDSENEEDDEEEEFVVCAEAFNPDEEEEDKDPRITHPKTDEQRHRLQEACKDILLFKNLDPEQMSQVLDAMFEMTVEAGEHIIDQDDDGDNFYVIERGTFDILMKADRVEHVVGSYDNQGSFGELALMYNTPRAATIIATSVGALWCMDRLTFRRIIVKNNHKKRKMYEAFIESLPLLTSLQVSERMCVVDVLSSKTYTDGEQIIAQGATANCFYIVESGQVRITMNTSKLKKEEGEGVEEEVEIAMCTRGQYFGELALVTNKPRAASAYAVGNVKCLVMDVQAFERLLGPCMDIMKRNIVNYDEQLAALFGK; encoded by the exons ATGAGTATTGAAATCCCAGACGGATTGACGGAGCTGTTGCAAAGCTTTACAGTGGAAGTGTTGAGGAATCAGCCAGGTGACCTTCTGGACTTTGCCTTGCAGTATTTCATCCAACTGAAGGAGAATCAGAGAGGATCCGCCTTTGACAATGCCCGAAATTCGGCTAACGGTCGAGCTGGCGATAATGTTAGCAGTGGAAGATCGGTCAATTTTGCCGAGGCGGCAGTGCAAATTGATTCGGAAAATGAAgaagatgatgaggaggaggaattcGTAG TATGTGCTGAAGCATTCAAccctgatgaggaggaggaggacaaagaTCCCAGG ATCACCCATCCTAAAACCGACGAGCAGAGGCACAGACTACAGGAGGCCTGCAAAGACATTCTACTGTTCAAAAATCTAGACCCG GAGCAGATGTCCCAAGTACTGGATGCAATGTTTGAGATGACAGTGGAGGCTGGCGAACACATCATAGACCAGGATGACGATGGGGACAACTTCTATGTTATCGAAAG AGGGACCTTTGACATCCTGATGAAAGCCGACAGAGTGGAGCATGTGGTGGGTTCCTATGACAACCAGGGCAGTTTTGGCGAGCTTGCCCTGATGTACAACACACCCAGGGCTGCCACCATCATCGCCACCTCTGTGGGAGCCCTCTGGTGCATG GACCGACTGACATTCAGGAGGATCATCGTAAAGAACAACCACAAGAAGAGGAAGATGTACGAGGCTTTCATCGAGTCACTGCCCCTGCTCACATCCCTACAG GTCTCTGAGAGGATGTGTGTGGTGGATGTTCTATCCTCCAAGACCTACACTGACGGAGAACAGATTATAGCGCAG GGGGCCACGGCTAACTGTTTCTACATAGTAGAATCTGGTCAAGTACGAATAACAATGAATACGAGCAAG TTGaaaaaggaggagggagaaggggtggAAGAGGAGGTAGAGATTGCCATGTGCACCAGGGGACAGTACTTTGGAGAGCTGGCTCTGGTCACCAACAAGCCCCGGGCTGCTTCAGCGTACGCTGTAGGAAACGTCAAGTGTCTAG TGATGGACGTGCAGGCGTTTGAGCGTCTGCTGGGCCCCTGCATGGACATCATGAAGAGGAACATCGTCAACTACGACGAGCAGCTGGCCGCGCTGTTCGGGAAGTAA
- the LOC139534231 gene encoding cAMP-dependent protein kinase type II-beta regulatory subunit-like isoform X1, whose amino-acid sequence MSIEIPDGLTELLQSFTVEVLRNQPGDLLDFALQYFIQLKENQRGSAFDNARNSANGRAGDNVSSGRSVNFAEAAVQIDSENEEDDEEEEFVAPVINRFLRRSSVCAEAFNPDEEEEDKDPRITHPKTDEQRHRLQEACKDILLFKNLDPEQMSQVLDAMFEMTVEAGEHIIDQDDDGDNFYVIERGTFDILMKADRVEHVVGSYDNQGSFGELALMYNTPRAATIIATSVGALWCMDRLTFRRIIVKNNHKKRKMYEAFIESLPLLTSLQVSERMCVVDVLSSKTYTDGEQIIAQGATANCFYIVESGQVRITMNTSKLKKEEGEGVEEEVEIAMCTRGQYFGELALVTNKPRAASAYAVGNVKCLVMDVQAFERLLGPCMDIMKRNIVNYDEQLAALFGK is encoded by the exons ATGAGTATTGAAATCCCAGACGGATTGACGGAGCTGTTGCAAAGCTTTACAGTGGAAGTGTTGAGGAATCAGCCAGGTGACCTTCTGGACTTTGCCTTGCAGTATTTCATCCAACTGAAGGAGAATCAGAGAGGATCCGCCTTTGACAATGCCCGAAATTCGGCTAACGGTCGAGCTGGCGATAATGTTAGCAGTGGAAGATCGGTCAATTTTGCCGAGGCGGCAGTGCAAATTGATTCGGAAAATGAAgaagatgatgaggaggaggaattcGTAG CTCCAGTGATCAACAGATTCTTGAGAAGATCTTCAG TATGTGCTGAAGCATTCAAccctgatgaggaggaggaggacaaagaTCCCAGG ATCACCCATCCTAAAACCGACGAGCAGAGGCACAGACTACAGGAGGCCTGCAAAGACATTCTACTGTTCAAAAATCTAGACCCG GAGCAGATGTCCCAAGTACTGGATGCAATGTTTGAGATGACAGTGGAGGCTGGCGAACACATCATAGACCAGGATGACGATGGGGACAACTTCTATGTTATCGAAAG AGGGACCTTTGACATCCTGATGAAAGCCGACAGAGTGGAGCATGTGGTGGGTTCCTATGACAACCAGGGCAGTTTTGGCGAGCTTGCCCTGATGTACAACACACCCAGGGCTGCCACCATCATCGCCACCTCTGTGGGAGCCCTCTGGTGCATG GACCGACTGACATTCAGGAGGATCATCGTAAAGAACAACCACAAGAAGAGGAAGATGTACGAGGCTTTCATCGAGTCACTGCCCCTGCTCACATCCCTACAG GTCTCTGAGAGGATGTGTGTGGTGGATGTTCTATCCTCCAAGACCTACACTGACGGAGAACAGATTATAGCGCAG GGGGCCACGGCTAACTGTTTCTACATAGTAGAATCTGGTCAAGTACGAATAACAATGAATACGAGCAAG TTGaaaaaggaggagggagaaggggtggAAGAGGAGGTAGAGATTGCCATGTGCACCAGGGGACAGTACTTTGGAGAGCTGGCTCTGGTCACCAACAAGCCCCGGGCTGCTTCAGCGTACGCTGTAGGAAACGTCAAGTGTCTAG TGATGGACGTGCAGGCGTTTGAGCGTCTGCTGGGCCCCTGCATGGACATCATGAAGAGGAACATCGTCAACTACGACGAGCAGCTGGCCGCGCTGTTCGGGAAGTAA
- the LOC139534232 gene encoding HMG box-containing protein 1-like, whose translation MATVLSDDLKKHYNMVWEIKSPLSSSSRMLDITGPEASREQGLDLLQCEEHLPSSPGCPTSDSHMEYDDLPELEEVEEDQTAHAVFQVGAGVSHQERDGHSHAAGPLDTHWLTQLAHIATGPQSPLLQGSTQVVRSTPVHIFGISSNLHSYARPPHTRPPLTSSSLPSRGQHRERSRRVRVSSECESAVSCHSSVSDDEDMGWSHSWPPTAWHCFLKGTRLRFHKGSSVEWQDAEKLVSDEDSDDEAEGITRPLKGYGREGLRLVSHTESRAFGQSVLKLTFDPGACGECLLSAECQLDHPFYVRNKGWSSFYPSLTVVQYGIPCYEVMVGDVCLPPGHRDAVHTDDSLVFDTFRSYDFTPLDSSAVYVLSSMARQRRTSQSGGGAVSPDQDTHRNKLIKSQQDSGAAGGASPTKCKRPMNAFMLFAKKFRLEYTQMYPGKDNRAISVILGEKWKKMRGEERRMYTMEAKVLADEQKRLNPDCWKRKRTNSGSQGN comes from the exons ATGGCGACTGTTTTG tCAGATGACCTAAAGAAGCATTATAACATGGTGTGGGAAATTAAGAGTCCcctgagcagcagcagtagaatGTTGGATATCACAGGGCCAGAGGCAAGTAGAGAACAGGGCTTGGACCTGCTCCAATGTGAAGAACACCTGCCCTCCTCCCCCGGATGCCCCACCAGTGACAGCCACATGGAATACG ATGACCTCCCGGagctggaggaggtggaggaggaccaGACAGCCCACGCCGTGTTTCAGGTGGGGGCGGGGGTGTCCCATCAGGAACGTGACGGACACAGTCATGCGGCCGGGCCCCTGGACACACACTGGCTCACACAGCTAGCTCACATCGCCACAGGCCCCCAGAGTCCCCTGCTACAGGGTTCCACTCAGGTCGTCAG GTCAACTCCCGTCCACATCTTTGGCATCAGTAGTAACCTCCATTCCTACGCACGGCCTCCCCACACCCGGCCTCCCCTGACCTCCAGCAGCCTGCCCTCTAGAGGCCAACACAGGGAGCGCAGCAGGCGAGTCAGG gtCAGTAGTGAGTGTGAGTCTGCTGTGTCCTGTCACTCCTCTGTGTCTGATGACGAGGACATGGGCTGGAGCCACTCCTGGCCACCTACTGCCTGGCACTGCTTCCTCAAag GCACTCGTCTGCGGTTCCATAAGGGTTCTAGTGTGGAGTGGCAGGATGCTGAGAAACTGGTGTCAGACGAAGACTCAGACGATGAGGCAGAGGGTATAACCCGCCCCCTGAAG GGCTATGGTCGTGAGGGCCTGAGGCTGGTGTCCCACACAGAGAGCCGGGCGTTCGGCCAGTCCGTCCTCAAGCTGACCTTTGACCCAGGTGCCTGTGGGGAGTGTCTTCTGTCCGCTGAGTGTCAGCTGGACCACCCGTTCTACGTCAGAAACAAAG GCTGGTCGTCGTTCTACCCCAGTCTGACTGTGGTGCAGTATGGGATCCCGTGCTATGAGGTGATGGTGGGAGACGTGTGTCTGCCTCCTGGACACAGAGATGCCGTCCACACTGACGACTCCCTGGTGTTCGACACATTCAGGAG TTATGACTTCACTCCCCTGGACTCGTCGGCGGTGTACGTCCTGAGCAGCATGGCCCGGCAGCGTAGGACCTCCCAGTCCGGCGGGGGCGCCGTCAGCCCCGACCAAGACACACACCGCAACAAGCTAATTAAGAGCCAGCAGGACTCGGGAGCAGCCGGCGGGGCTTCGCCCACGAAGTGCAAGCGGCCAATGAATGCATTTATGCTATTCGCAAAGAAGTTCAGGTTGGAGTACACCCAGATGTACCCTGGGAAggacaacag AGCGATCAGTGTGATCCTGGGAGAGAAGTGGAAGAAGatgcgaggagaggagaggaggatgtacACCATGGAGGCCAAGGTTCTGGCTGACGAGCAGAAGAGACTCAACCCTGACTGCTGGAAACGCAAGAGAACCAACTCA GGTTCCCAGGGGAACTAA